Proteins encoded together in one Halomicrobium urmianum window:
- a CDS encoding cytochrome ubiquinol oxidase subunit I, whose amino-acid sequence MIDPTFASRLQFAVTTIVHIVFPVMSMGLAPFLIYFTWKEIRTGKPIYEQLRRFWVRIFAVSFVVGTVTGLVLEFEFGTNFAAFSTTAGELFGGPLATEGMMAFMLEATFLGIFVFGRERVSDALYFVSSVAVGLGTWLSAVWILIANSWMQTPRGFDLATEGGQQVVLLTDPLAAYFNPRFQYMFVHMQNSAVEAVALFMAGVAAYHVFRHHVWGYPVEHPEFWETTLKIAIVALVITAPLQVIHGDLYARHVYETQPQKFAAMEAVWETDSYVPEYIVAFPTDVQDLLDPRTRDLFGIGIPGGASWLASGGDPQATIRGLDSFETEAPPVAIVFWSFRLMVGLGFWFILLAFWASYRWWRGELRDDDLLHKALMGSSLLGILAVELGWIVTEVGRQPWVIQGVMRTADGVSPGLTGAEATFTLVGFVTGYAALLGLYAYVVVRLVRAGPPSGSDLRANTQTPTVESEVPADGD is encoded by the coding sequence GTGATCGACCCGACCTTCGCGAGCCGGCTCCAGTTCGCCGTCACGACGATCGTCCACATCGTCTTCCCGGTGATGAGCATGGGGCTCGCGCCCTTCCTGATCTACTTCACGTGGAAGGAGATCCGGACCGGGAAACCCATCTACGAGCAGTTGCGGCGGTTCTGGGTCCGTATCTTCGCGGTGAGCTTCGTCGTCGGCACCGTCACCGGACTCGTCCTCGAGTTCGAGTTCGGCACGAACTTCGCGGCCTTCTCGACGACCGCCGGCGAGCTGTTCGGCGGCCCGCTGGCCACCGAGGGGATGATGGCGTTCATGCTGGAGGCAACCTTCCTCGGCATCTTCGTCTTCGGCCGGGAGCGGGTCTCTGACGCGCTGTACTTCGTCTCCAGCGTCGCCGTCGGACTCGGGACGTGGCTGTCGGCCGTCTGGATCCTGATCGCGAACTCGTGGATGCAGACGCCTCGCGGGTTCGACCTCGCGACGGAGGGGGGCCAGCAGGTCGTCCTGCTGACTGACCCGCTGGCGGCGTACTTCAACCCGCGCTTCCAGTACATGTTCGTCCACATGCAGAACTCGGCCGTCGAGGCGGTCGCGCTGTTCATGGCGGGCGTCGCCGCCTACCACGTGTTCCGCCACCACGTGTGGGGCTACCCCGTCGAACACCCCGAGTTCTGGGAGACGACGCTGAAGATCGCCATCGTGGCGCTCGTGATCACCGCGCCGCTACAGGTGATCCACGGCGACCTGTACGCCCGCCACGTCTACGAGACGCAGCCCCAGAAGTTCGCCGCGATGGAGGCCGTCTGGGAGACGGACTCGTACGTGCCCGAGTACATCGTCGCGTTCCCGACCGACGTGCAGGACCTCCTCGACCCGCGGACCAGGGATCTGTTCGGCATCGGGATCCCCGGGGGCGCGTCGTGGCTCGCCAGCGGGGGTGACCCGCAGGCGACGATACGCGGCCTCGACTCCTTCGAGACCGAGGCCCCGCCCGTCGCCATCGTGTTCTGGTCGTTCCGCCTCATGGTCGGCCTCGGGTTCTGGTTCATACTCCTCGCGTTCTGGGCCAGCTACCGCTGGTGGCGCGGCGAACTGCGCGATGACGACCTCCTCCACAAGGCGCTGATGGGGTCGTCGCTGCTCGGAATTCTCGCCGTGGAGCTGGGCTGGATCGTCACCGAGGTGGGCCGCCAGCCGTGGGTCATCCAGGGCGTCATGCGGACCGCCGACGGCGTCTCTCCCGGCCTGACGGGCGCGGAGGCCACGTTCACGCTCGTCGGATTCGTGACCGGCTACGCTGCGCTGCTCGGGCTGTACGCGTACGTCGTCGTCCGCCTCGTCCGGGCGGGGCCGCCGAGCGGGTCCGACCTCCGGGCGAATACGCAAACGCCGACCGTCGAGAGCGAGGTGCCAGCCGATGGCGATTAG
- the cydB gene encoding cytochrome d ubiquinol oxidase subunit II, producing the protein MAISASALASEPLFGLPLAELWFALLFAIFGMFLFLDGFDFGIGVLFATREDAHEREQLLTAIGPFWDGNEVWLVVFGGALFAAFPAVYANLFSRYYLLMFAILAALGLRGLAPEMYEERTDSRWRRFWGAAFVVGSTVTPFLLGAFVLNWLVGSPGLASPAGVVGGLALVALTVADGAAFLGLKARGSLRDDASRDGIRAVVAYLVLVAAALAAVYATVPALRPSLLSPVVGALVGVTVLGTATYVVATRRRRYYVAFASVAVLVAALVSVVGVVMYPVADRTTGLTVQEAVVSTLPLNLMSIMAAVLLPIVLSYFGVLYSVFSGPIEDGEAYG; encoded by the coding sequence ATGGCGATTAGCGCGTCGGCGCTGGCGTCGGAGCCGCTGTTCGGACTGCCGCTCGCGGAGCTGTGGTTCGCGCTGCTGTTTGCCATCTTCGGGATGTTCCTGTTCCTCGACGGCTTCGACTTCGGCATCGGAGTGCTGTTCGCCACGCGCGAGGACGCCCACGAGCGCGAGCAACTGCTGACCGCTATCGGCCCGTTCTGGGACGGCAACGAGGTGTGGCTGGTCGTGTTCGGCGGCGCGCTGTTCGCGGCGTTCCCGGCCGTGTACGCGAACCTCTTCAGCAGGTACTACCTGCTGATGTTCGCCATCCTGGCCGCGCTCGGGCTGCGCGGGCTCGCGCCCGAGATGTACGAGGAGCGGACCGATTCACGGTGGCGGCGGTTCTGGGGGGCCGCCTTCGTCGTCGGGAGCACGGTGACGCCGTTTCTCCTCGGTGCGTTCGTCCTGAACTGGCTGGTCGGCTCTCCCGGCCTCGCGTCGCCGGCCGGCGTCGTCGGCGGGCTCGCGCTCGTCGCGCTGACCGTCGCCGACGGCGCTGCCTTTCTCGGCCTGAAGGCGCGCGGATCGCTGCGGGACGACGCGAGCAGGGACGGGATACGCGCGGTCGTCGCGTACCTGGTTCTCGTCGCCGCGGCGCTGGCGGCGGTGTACGCCACTGTACCGGCCCTGCGGCCGTCCCTGCTGTCGCCCGTCGTCGGGGCGCTGGTCGGGGTGACAGTCCTTGGAACGGCGACGTACGTCGTCGCGACCCGGCGGCGACGATACTACGTCGCGTTCGCGTCGGTCGCCGTGCTGGTCGCGGCGCTCGTGTCGGTCGTCGGCGTCGTCATGTACCCGGTAGCCGATCGGACGACCGGTCTCACCGTTCAGGAGGCCGTCGTCTCGACGCTGCCGCTGAACCTGATGTCGATCATGGCCGCCGTCCTGCTACCGATCGTCCTGTCGTACTTCGGGGTGCTGTACTCGGTGTTCAGCGGCCCGATCGAGGACGGAGAGGCGTATGGCTGA
- a CDS encoding plastocyanin/azurin family copper-binding protein, translating to MRATDSASVTRRGFLLSAGGTTAAAAASNPASAQEDAVIDMTDELVFDPDSTTIAPGTTVVWENVGDIGHSVTAYEEEIPDDAEYFASGGFEDEQSARDAYPDGDIPGGESFEHTFEVEGTYGYFCVPHESAGMVAELTVSAGGDGGDGGGEGGGGGDDVVPEMPEVVRTAVIALVGAMVVVVALGYFFLKYGGDYGPE from the coding sequence ATGCGAGCGACTGATTCGGCGAGCGTTACGCGCCGCGGCTTCCTCCTCTCGGCCGGCGGGACGACCGCGGCGGCCGCCGCGTCGAACCCGGCGAGCGCCCAGGAAGACGCCGTCATCGACATGACCGACGAACTCGTATTCGACCCGGACTCGACCACTATAGCGCCCGGAACGACGGTCGTGTGGGAGAACGTGGGCGACATCGGTCACTCCGTGACCGCCTACGAGGAGGAGATCCCCGACGACGCCGAGTACTTCGCGTCCGGCGGCTTCGAGGACGAGCAGTCGGCCCGCGACGCGTATCCGGACGGGGACATCCCCGGCGGAGAGAGCTTCGAGCACACCTTCGAGGTCGAGGGCACCTACGGGTACTTCTGCGTCCCGCACGAGAGTGCCGGAATGGTCGCCGAACTCACGGTCTCGGCCGGCGGCGACGGCGGCGATGGCGGCGGCGAGGGCGGTGGCGGCGGTGACGACGTCGTCCCCGAGATGCCGGAGGTCGTCAGGACCGCTGTCATCGCGCTCGTCGGCGCGATGGTCGTCGTCGTCGCGCTGGGGTACTTCTTCCTGAAGTACGGCGGCGACTACGGCCCGGAGTGA
- a CDS encoding cbb3-type cytochrome c oxidase subunit I: protein MAAEQLVIAAVMAALVVTVIFALLRVEDWRSYAPMAGGGYDESAVTERREKPGGLIRWLTTVDHKDIGILYGVYGVITFAVGGIMAFLIRLQLITPGGAIVGNNLYNALLTSHGITMLFLFGTPIIAAFGNYFVPLLIGADDMAFPRINAIAFWLLPPAALMIWAGFFVPGLDPAQTSWTMYPPLSVEQPHLGADLMFLGLHLSGVATTMGAINFIATIFTERGAEVDWANLDIFSWTILTQSGIILFSFPLLGSALVMLLLDRNVGTTFFAVDGGGPLLWQHLFWFFGHPEVYILVLPPMGLVSYILPRFSGRELFGFKFVVYSTLAIGVLSFGVWAHHMFATGMDPRLRLSFMTVSLAIAVPSAVKTFNWITTMWQGRLRLTAPMLFCIGFISNFIIGGVTGVFLASVPVDLVVHDTYYVVGHFHYIVMGAIGFAAFAGIYYWFPLYTKRMYQRTLAKWHFWLSMVGTNVTFFAMLALGYLGMPRRYATYELDGALAPFGQITFWHQIASVGALVLLVGQVIFVWNVVISWLEGRRIRDGDPWNLERDDMFGRDFAWFERQFGDTLATDGGESGDETSPDDDGPR, encoded by the coding sequence ATGGCAGCCGAACAACTGGTCATCGCGGCGGTGATGGCGGCGCTCGTGGTCACCGTCATCTTCGCCTTGCTTCGGGTCGAGGACTGGCGATCGTACGCGCCGATGGCTGGCGGCGGCTACGACGAGTCGGCCGTCACGGAACGGCGGGAGAAACCCGGTGGACTGATCCGCTGGCTGACGACCGTCGACCACAAGGACATCGGGATTCTCTACGGCGTCTACGGCGTCATCACCTTCGCCGTGGGCGGGATCATGGCGTTCCTGATCCGCCTCCAGCTGATCACGCCCGGCGGCGCCATCGTCGGCAACAACCTCTACAACGCGCTCCTGACCAGCCACGGGATCACCATGCTGTTCCTCTTCGGGACCCCGATCATCGCTGCGTTCGGCAACTACTTCGTGCCGCTGCTGATCGGGGCCGACGACATGGCGTTCCCGCGGATCAACGCCATCGCCTTCTGGTTGCTCCCCCCGGCGGCACTGATGATCTGGGCCGGTTTCTTCGTCCCCGGTCTCGACCCGGCACAGACGAGCTGGACGATGTACCCGCCGCTGTCAGTCGAACAGCCGCACCTCGGTGCGGACCTGATGTTCCTGGGCCTGCACCTCTCGGGGGTGGCCACGACCATGGGTGCGATCAACTTCATCGCGACCATCTTCACCGAGCGGGGGGCCGAGGTCGACTGGGCGAACCTCGACATCTTCTCGTGGACCATCCTCACCCAGTCGGGGATCATCCTGTTCTCGTTCCCGCTGCTGGGCAGCGCACTGGTCATGCTCCTGCTCGACCGGAACGTCGGGACGACGTTCTTCGCCGTGGACGGCGGCGGTCCGCTGCTGTGGCAGCACCTGTTCTGGTTCTTCGGCCACCCCGAGGTGTACATCCTCGTGCTCCCGCCGATGGGGCTGGTCAGCTACATCTTGCCGCGGTTCTCCGGCCGCGAGCTGTTCGGCTTCAAGTTCGTCGTCTACTCGACGCTGGCAATCGGCGTCCTCTCGTTCGGCGTGTGGGCCCACCACATGTTCGCGACGGGGATGGACCCACGCCTCCGTCTGAGTTTCATGACGGTCTCGCTGGCCATCGCCGTCCCCAGCGCGGTCAAGACGTTCAACTGGATCACGACGATGTGGCAGGGTCGACTGCGACTGACCGCGCCGATGCTGTTCTGCATCGGCTTCATCTCGAACTTCATCATCGGCGGCGTCACCGGCGTCTTCCTCGCCTCAGTCCCCGTCGATCTGGTCGTTCACGACACCTACTACGTCGTCGGCCACTTCCACTACATCGTGATGGGTGCCATCGGCTTCGCCGCCTTCGCCGGCATCTACTACTGGTTCCCGCTCTACACCAAGCGGATGTACCAGCGCACGCTCGCGAAGTGGCACTTCTGGCTGTCGATGGTCGGGACGAACGTCACGTTCTTCGCCATGCTGGCGCTAGGCTACCTCGGCATGCCGCGCCGGTACGCCACCTACGAACTCGACGGCGCACTCGCGCCGTTCGGACAGATCACGTTTTGGCACCAGATCGCCTCGGTGGGTGCCCTCGTGTTGCTCGTGGGGCAGGTCATCTTCGTCTGGAACGTCGTAATCTCCTGGCTCGAGGGACGGCGCATCCGCGACGGCGACCCGTGGAACCTCGAGCGCGACGACATGTTCGGCCGCGACTTCGCCTGGTTCGAGCGCCAGTTCGGGGACACCCTCGCCACCGACGGCGGCGAGAGTGGAGACGAGACGTCGCCGGACGACGACGGTCCCCGGTGA
- a CDS encoding MgtC/SapB family protein: MVDPVTDPLYRVVFRVGIAFGIGALIGLEREQSESAGSVAGSRTFPLFAILGALVQAFFPPMLPVVLAALALALTVAYGARAWFERDVGLTTLTAALLTVVLGATAMHSERGTVVAVVVGGVVTVLLSAKGAIHEFAEGIDDRERRASVKFILVVLVVYPLLPARELDVLFGLNPRFVWLMVVFVTGLSFAGYVLSRTIGTERGIAATGMLGGFVSSTATTVSMAERTSEAPALARICAFSTVVASAVMFPRALVEVVVINRALLPYVAVPLGAMTVSGAIAAAVLYWRATAESDLNADVENPFRLRPALFFGLVFAAVLLVSETAHSRLGASGVYATAFVSGLADVDAITLTLSRLAAEGEVSRQVATTGIVVGAIANTATKAGLAWLIGTRRHARLVTAALAVVSVVGIVVVVVV; the protein is encoded by the coding sequence ATGGTCGATCCGGTCACTGATCCGCTCTACCGCGTCGTGTTCCGCGTCGGAATCGCCTTCGGGATCGGGGCCCTCATCGGTCTCGAACGGGAGCAGAGCGAGTCGGCCGGATCGGTCGCGGGCAGTCGCACGTTCCCGCTGTTCGCGATCCTCGGTGCACTGGTGCAGGCGTTCTTCCCGCCGATGCTCCCCGTCGTTCTGGCCGCGCTCGCGCTCGCGCTCACCGTGGCGTACGGGGCGAGAGCGTGGTTCGAGCGCGACGTCGGACTCACGACGCTGACCGCGGCGCTTCTCACCGTCGTGCTCGGGGCGACGGCGATGCATTCGGAGCGGGGGACCGTCGTCGCAGTCGTCGTGGGCGGCGTCGTCACCGTCCTGCTGTCCGCGAAGGGAGCGATCCACGAGTTCGCCGAGGGGATCGACGACCGGGAGCGCCGGGCGTCGGTCAAGTTCATCCTCGTCGTGCTGGTCGTCTATCCGCTGCTTCCCGCCCGGGAACTCGACGTCCTGTTCGGCCTCAACCCGCGGTTCGTCTGGCTCATGGTCGTCTTCGTCACCGGCCTGAGCTTCGCCGGGTACGTCCTGAGTCGGACGATCGGCACCGAGCGGGGCATCGCAGCGACGGGCATGTTGGGCGGGTTCGTCTCCTCGACAGCCACGACCGTGTCGATGGCCGAGCGGACGAGCGAAGCGCCGGCGCTCGCCCGGATCTGCGCCTTCTCGACCGTGGTCGCGTCGGCCGTCATGTTCCCCAGGGCGCTCGTCGAAGTCGTCGTGATCAACCGGGCGCTCCTGCCGTACGTCGCGGTTCCGCTCGGCGCTATGACCGTCTCCGGCGCTATCGCCGCCGCCGTCCTCTACTGGCGGGCGACCGCAGAGTCGGACCTGAACGCCGACGTCGAGAACCCGTTTCGGCTGCGGCCGGCGCTGTTCTTCGGACTCGTCTTCGCGGCGGTGCTGCTGGTCTCCGAGACCGCCCACTCGCGTCTGGGCGCGTCGGGCGTGTACGCGACGGCGTTCGTCTCCGGGCTCGCAGACGTCGACGCGATCACGCTGACGCTAAGCCGCCTGGCCGCGGAGGGGGAGGTGTCCCGACAGGTCGCGACGACCGGAATCGTCGTCGGGGCTATCGCGAACACTGCGACGAAGGCCGGGCTCGCGTGGCTCATCGGCACTCGACGGCACGCTCGCCTCGTCACGGCCGCCCTGGCCGTCGTCTCGGTCGTCGGTATCGTAGTCGTGGTGGTCGTTTGA
- a CDS encoding pyridoxamine 5'-phosphate oxidase family protein, with protein MPEDSPIEMDEKERDEFLGNGGTGVLSLSTSGDDSPHSVPVSYGYDRSESTFYFRLSNGESKGDLDGRPVAFVTYGDDDERWRSVVARGHLEDVDNEDIATESLDGLDHVDIPLIDIFHAPTREVDFEFHRLVPDELTARIESEFRQE; from the coding sequence ATGCCAGAAGATAGCCCCATCGAGATGGACGAGAAAGAGCGCGACGAGTTCCTCGGGAACGGCGGGACCGGCGTGCTCTCGCTGTCGACGTCGGGCGACGACTCGCCGCACTCGGTGCCGGTGTCCTACGGATACGATCGCTCGGAGTCGACCTTCTACTTCCGGCTCTCGAACGGGGAGTCCAAGGGCGACCTCGACGGCCGACCGGTCGCTTTCGTCACGTACGGCGACGACGACGAGCGCTGGCGGAGCGTCGTCGCCCGGGGCCACCTGGAAGACGTCGATAACGAGGACATCGCCACGGAGTCGCTGGACGGCCTCGACCACGTGGACATCCCGCTTATCGACATCTTCCACGCCCCGACCCGCGAGGTGGACTTCGAGTTCCACCGGCTCGTACCCGACGAACTGACGGCGCGGATCGAGTCCGAATTCAGACAGGAGTGA